Proteins from a genomic interval of Anolis sagrei isolate rAnoSag1 chromosome 1, rAnoSag1.mat, whole genome shotgun sequence:
- the TPH1 gene encoding tryptophan 5-hydroxylase 1, which translates to MYSSRIEVPRRGRSFDSMSSSFEENQLNNVVENLSSLSVLNEIYKSNYSRNEDNKENEDNTTERSRTAVIFSLNNEVGGLVKALKLFQEKHVNLVHIESRKSRRRNSEFEIFIACDSNREQLDEIFQLLKSHVNVVSVNPTDNFTVQEDDMENTPWFPEKISDLDKCSNRVLMYGSDLDADHPGFKDNVYRKRRKYFADLAMNYKHGDPIPKVEFTEEEIRTWGTVFRELNKLYPTHACREYLKNLPLLSKHCGYREDNIPQLEDVSRFLKERTGFTIRPVAGYLSPRDFLAGLAFRVFHCTQYVRHSSDPLYTPEPDTCHELLGHVPLLAEPSFAQFSQEIGIASLGASDEAVQKLATCYFFTVEFGICKQEGRLRAYGAGLLSSISELRHALSGNAKFKPFDPSVTCKQECMITTFQEVYFISESFEDAKEKMREFAKTIKRPFGVNYNPYTQSIQLLRDTSGIANAVNDLRHELDIIGDALNKMGKQLGI; encoded by the exons ATGTACTCCAGCAGGATCGAGGTGCCCCGACGGGGGCGATCCTTCGACTCCATGAGCAGCAGCTTCGAGGAGAACCAGCTCAACAACGTGGTGGAGAACCTCTCCTCCCTCTCCGTCCTCAACGAG ATCTACAAGTCAAACTACAGCCGGAATGAAGACAATAAAGAAAATGAAGACAACACAACTGAAAGGAGCAGAACCGCAGTCATATTCTCCTTAAATAATGAAGTTGGAGGACTTGTCAAAGCTCTGAAACTCTTCCAG GAAAAACATGTGAACCTTGTGCACATAGAATCTCGAAAATCTAGAAGACGAAattcggagtttgagatcttcatAGCATGTGACAGCAACAGGGAGCAGCTAGATGAGATCTTCCAACTGTTGAAATCCCATGTCAACGTTGTTTCTGTGAACCCAACAGACAATTTCACTGTGCAGGAAGATG ATATGGAAAATACCCCTTGGTTCCCTGAGAAGATCTCGGATCTAGATAAGTGTTCAAACCGTGTTCTGATGTATGGATCCGATCTAGATGCAGACCATCCT GGTTTCAAAGACAATGTTTATCGGAAGAGACGGAAGTATTTTGCAGACCTAGCTATGAATTACAAACA TGGTGACCCAATTCCAAAAGTTGAATTCACTGAGGAGGAGATCAGAACTTGGGGCACCGTATTCCGAGAGCTCAATAAGCTCTACCCAACCCATGCTTGTCGAGAATATCTTAAAAACCTACCTTTACTATCCAAACACTGCGGCTACCGAGAAGACAACATACCCCAACTTGAGGATGTATCACGTTTTCTCAAAG AGCGTACTGGATTTACAATCCGCCCAGTTGCTGGATACCTGTCTCCCAGAGATTTCTTGGCAGGCTTAGCGTTCAGAGTATTTCACTGCACTCAGTATGTAAGGCACAGCTCGGATCCTCTTTACACCCCAGAACC TGATACTTGCCATGAACTTTTGGGTCATGTTCCTCTTCTGGCTGAACCCAGTTTTGCACAATTCTCTCAGGAAATCGGCATAGCATCACTTGGAGCATCTGATGAAGCTGTTCAAAAGCTGGCAACT TGCTACTTTTTCACTGTGGAATTTGGCATATGCAAACAAGAAGGCCGGTTGAGAGCCTATGGAGCCGGCTTGCTTTCTTCTATCAGTGAACTAAGG CATGCTTTATCTGGAAATGCCAAATTCAAGCCTTTTGATCCAAGTGTCACCTGCAAGCAAGAATGCATGATTACTACATTCCAGGAAGTTTACTTCATTTCTGAAAGCTTTGAAGATGCAAAAGAAAAGATGAG AGAATTTGCGAAGACCATTAAACGCCCCTTTGGAGTGAATTACAACCCATATACGCAAAGCATTCAACTCCTGAGAGACACAAGTGGCATTGCGAATGCAGTGAACGATTTACGCCATGAACTTGACATCATTGGTGATGCCCTCAACAAAATGGGCAAGCAGCTGGGAATTTAA